From Acipenser ruthenus chromosome 2, fAciRut3.2 maternal haplotype, whole genome shotgun sequence, a single genomic window includes:
- the LOC117408667 gene encoding ciliogenesis and planar polarity effector 1-like has product MAASATNTVHPDSFQRESETAYTHAIHHETPEKQPLSPAEIREPKPVGDEVTQRLLLENDYSVQTPSLPGNLSSAKHKFTAKLSEMDVQLTALQNIAENMELEFANTRLLVNTIENLGAVIDPELEPERYTTRGVAVTEEALYLSHAARLEDLLEDDEEDLLSETVPPSAAASPPVLVGRSLLFAPFTASSIAGLNASSADFDIMAREAHVSTEDVLDLTELSDIADILGDLVKDGGISATELGLSEVQARRLPSTGKARGRGPGQAPTRTEKERREIREWMKRKQQQRLAEYRKQREHSPLKASTAMINITAKDIKVNNKIKEEKKEYFKMVLSEHNSQRAMEALNLMNEMLSDTLPLPTAELSPLADTPLKSIRSQGQRSARGGRPVSRSQSAGHTARSPSNVSQTRSLSYSPGRPSQYTGSVRTRASQKKPSAATGRASSASSSLDLHRPGSGMLSSAGPGRPSPYSRARSTRVETEAWPERDVVSPWSPPAEIRRLLEMNGSVQVRGADPSETRHCYPLLEDGSPLRRGDLDGLDRLSESTGRILSKQDWAAIENMLASEEDL; this is encoded by the exons ATGGCAGCCTCAGCAACTAATACTGTTCATCCTGATTCCTtccagagagagagtgagactgCTTATACACATGCCATTCATCACG AGACTCCAGAGAAGCAGCCTTTATCTCCGGCAGAGATTAGAGAACCAAAGCCTGTTGGAGATGAAGTCACCCAGAGGCTGCTACTAGAGAACGATTACTCTGTCCAAACACCCAGCCTGCCGGGAAATCTCTCCTCAGCCAAACACAAGTTTACAGCCAAACTTTCGGAGATGGATGTCCAACTAACTGCTTTGCAGAACATTGCAGAAAATATGGAACTTGAGTTTGCTAACACCAGGCTG CTGGTGAACACCATTGAAAACCTTGGCGCTGTCATTGACCCAGAACTGGAACCAGAGCGTTACACCACGAGAGGAGTTGCAGTTACAGAAGAAG CACTCTATCTGAGCCATGCAGCCAGACTAGAGGATCTCTTGGAAGATGATGAGGAAGATCTTTTATCCGAGACAGTTCCTCCTTCTGCTGCAGCTTCTCCTCCTGTCCTGGTGGGGCGCTCTCTCCTCTTTGCACCTTTCACTGCCAGCAGCATAGCTGGTCTtaatgcttcctctgctg ACTTTGACATAATGGCAAGAGAGGCTCATGT gTCAACAGAGGATGTTCTGGACCTCACAGAACTGAGCGATATTGCTGACATCCTTGGTGACCTTGTGAAAGATGGAGGAATCTCAGCCACAGAGCTGGGTCTGTCGGAAGTGCAAGCCAGACGACTCCCCAG CACGGGCAAAGCCAGAGGAAGGGGGCCAGGCCAGGCGCCTACgaggacagagaaagagaggcggGAGATCAGGGAGTGGATGAagaggaaacagcagcagagaCTGGCTGAGTATCGCAAACAGAGGGAACACAGCCCCCTCAAAGCAAGCACTGCAATG ATAAATATCACTGCTAAAGACATCAAAGTTAACAAcaaaattaaagaagaaaaaaaagagtactTCAA AATGGTGCTGTCGGAGCACAACAGCCAGCGAGCTATGGAGGCCCTGAATCTAATGAATGAGATGCTGTCTGACACACTGCCCCTCCCAACAGCTGAGCTCAGCCCCCTGGCAGACACACCTCTCAAATCCATCCGGAGCCAAGGACAACGATCAGCAAGAGG GGGCAGACCTGTTAGTCGAAGCCAATCAGCAGGTCACACAGCAAGAAGTCCATCTAATGTGAGCCAAACTAGATCCCTGTCCTATTCTCCTGGTCGACCTTCACAATATACAG GCTCTGTTAGGACTAGAGCGTCACAGAAAAAGCCATCTGCTGCTACAGGGAGAGCCAGCAGTGCAAGCAGCAGCCTGGACCTGCACAGACCAG gaAGTGGAATGCTGAGCAGTGCAGGGCCAGGGAGACCATCTCCATACTCCAGGGCCCGCAGCACTAGAGTGGAGACAGAGGCCTGGCCAGAGCGGGACGTTGTCAGTCCCTGGAGCCCACCTGCTGAGATCAGAAGGTTACTGGAGATGAACGGCTCTGTACAGGTGAGGGGAGCAGACCCGTCCGAGACCCGACACTGCT ATCCTCTGCTTGAAGATGGGTCTCCGTTGAGAAGGGGTGACCTGGATGGTTTGGACCGCCTGTCTGAAAGCACTGGCAGGATCCTCAGTAAGCAGGACTGGGCTGCCATAGAGAACATGCTGGCGAGCGAGGAGGATCTGTAG
- the LOC131696959 gene encoding LOW QUALITY PROTEIN: ciliogenesis and planar polarity effector 1-like (The sequence of the model RefSeq protein was modified relative to this genomic sequence to represent the inferred CDS: inserted 1 base in 1 codon): MAAYGAPLRERSNFDSIEEEDADLLFSSVQEILKAAVMTDADILSETFDLLMQTAKDLTAKLSGLVPDGLYLPAPPLYCPQPALDTEAGAVDLALRAELVSRQRVSGVLQRVLLLFRAARCSLPSAQWYIQKLKHSRKIMNKIRLKGSQPQLNSFTDSLLKYASRRGFFKPGPSGDQQSVPVSIRAISTFRELCSLCWMFHVRKRLSASCRKYQLARNSARDPEGYVGAVEYDAGVAEHCLDALEWAYRLLPFARFMNAEEITQDVILSLVGELPPIRKVAEVLVKVFPEQEESVRVPLREKYNSXQHLRHSTVKGPEREEMMSVVIQDLLKQRCKQLKRIARNIGPVEFHIWERDEEGVAENDNPLCDRFSLGTSLSQSTLTDFGRPQLYSDDTAVTISEQLQGENSRDEVNINESRHSKPQSMELLPDKKKVSDKLNRKLKLNAEKVEGHVLDPLALPVVGSWEFECDDDEYVQFLELFLSYMLEKGLVNNKDPSIPFLACFSSHLREHKLNSLLFDVHTTLKRRQNQKGSSNIFRAGSCYHLVPGPPPAPLGKPVSVHSETWSAQSSLRPSSSMADPSKTNLNTNLYFSGAHKGKQKGCFPRINAHPKICFIVQPKHVWSLVRHSPDTSDRSLRF; this comes from the exons ACTCCATTGAAGAAGAAGATGCTGACTTGCTGTTCAGTTCAGTACAGGAGATACTGAAGGCAGCAGTCATGACTGATGCAGACATCCTCTCAGAAACCTTTGACTTACTGATGCAGACTGCTAAAGACCTGACTGCAAAGCTGTCTGGCTTGGTGCCGGATGGGCTGTATCTCCCAGCACCGCCTCTGTATTGCCCCCAGCCTGCTTTAGACACTGAG GCTGGTGCAGTGGATCTGGCACTAAGAGCAGAGCTGGTTTCCCGTCAGAGAGTGTCTGGTGTGCTTCAGAGGGTGCTGCTGCTCTTCAGGGCAGCTCGCTGCTCCCTTCCATCTGCACAGTGGTACATCCAGAAACTAAAACACAGCCGCAAAATCATGAATAAG ATTCGACTTAAGGGTTCTCAGCCTCAGTTGAACTCTTTCACAGACTCTCTGCTTAAATATGCAAGCAGAAGAGGTTTCTTCAAGCCAGGACCCAGTGGAGATCAGCAGTCTGTCCCAGTGTCAATCCGTGCAATAA GTACTTTCCGAGAACTTTGCAGCCTGTGCTGGATGTTCCATGTTCGAAAACGATTATCAGCAAGCTGTAGGAAATACCAGCTTGCAAGGAACAGTGCGAGGGACCCAGAG GGCTATGTGGGAGCTGTGGAGTATGATGCTGGGGTGGCGGAGCACTGTCTTGATGCTCTGGAGTGGGCTTATCGCTTGCTGCCCTTTGCTAGGTTTATGAACGCTGAAGAAATCACTCAAGATGTAATCCTAAGCCTCGTGGGGGAACTGCCTCCAATACGGAAG GTGGCAGAGGTCCTTGTGAAAGTGTTTCCTGAGCAGGAGGAGTCTGTACGAGTTCCACTGAGGGAAAAATATAACT TGCAACATCTAAGGCATTCCACTGTCAAAG GTCCTGAAAGAGAAGAAATGATGTCAGTTGTTATCCAAGATCTTCTGAAGCAGAGATGCAAACAGCTGAAACGTATAGCCAGAAACATTGGTCCTGTGGAGTTTCACATCTGGGAGAGGGATGAGGAGGGTGTGGCAGAGAATGACAATCCCCTCTGTGACAGGTTTTCACTGGGGACCAGCCTGAGCCAGAGCACTTTAACTGACTTTGGGAGACCTCAGTTATACAGTGATGACACAGCAGTTACCATTTCAGAGCAACTGCAAGGAGAGAACAGTAGGGATGAAGTTAATATAAATGAGAG CAGACACAGTAAACCTCAAAGTATGGAGCTGTTGCCTGATAAAAAGAAAGTTTCAGATAAACTGAACAGAAAATTAAAGTTGAATGCTGAAAAAGTTGAAGGCCATGTGCTGGACCCCCTGGCACTACCTGTAGTGGGATCCTGGGAGTTTGAATGTGATGACGATGAGTATGTCCAGTTCTTAGAGCTATTCTTGAGCTACATGCTGGAGAAGGGCCTGGTAAATAACAAAGACCCCAGCATTCCCTTCCTCGCCTGCTTCTCCTCGCACCTTCGAGAGCACAAGCTCAACTCCCTCCTGTTTGATGTGCACACCACTCTGAAACGTCGGCAGAACCAGAAGGGCAGCAGCAATATCTTCAGAGCTGGCAGTTGCTATCACCTGGTCCCGGGACCACCCCCTGCTCCTCTGGGGAAACCAGTGTCTGTGCACAGCGAGACCTGGAGTGCACAGTCAAGCCTGAGACCATCTAGTTCTATGGCAGATCCATCAAAAACCAACCTGAATACTAATCTGTATTTCTCTGGCGCTCATAAAGGCAAACAGAAAG GATGTTTCCCCAGAATCAATGCCCACCCCAAGATCTGTTTCATTGTACAGCCAAAGCACGTGTGGTCCCTTGTGCGCCACTCCCCGGACACCTCAGACCGAAGCCTACGTTTTTAA